ACCTCGCCCATGCGCGGGCCGAATTGGATGTGTCGGTGGAACCGGTTCCGTCGCACGTATCGCGGCGAGAGCAGGAACTCGATCGCGAGGAACGGGAACAGGCGGAAGCTCTCCCGCGTCAGCCGGTGGTGGAAGGCCGCGGATTTCTCGGGGAACGACGCCTCGACGTTGCCCCGCGATCGAACGCGGTGCCGGCCGTCGAGGCGATACATCAACTCCGCAAAGCCGGACGCGAGCGTCATCGACACCTCGATCGGCATCGCCTGAAACACCGTCGCGAGACCTTTGACCGCGAGGTAGACCGCGTACTGAGCCGCCTTGTTCGGCGGACGCTTTTTCTTGCGGCGTCGCTTGGCTCGGCGGGCTTCCTCCGCGTCGGTGGGCACGGAAGAAGGTAGCCGGCGTCAGTCGTGGTCGTCGGGCACGCCGATGCCGCAACCCATCATGCCATCGCCGTGCGCCGCCAGCGTCCGCGCGATGCCGTCGAAGTGGCCCCGACGCACTTCGTCCGGCAACAGCGCGGCGCAGGGCGTGTCAAACCTCGGCCTGGCGAACGGCAGATGCGTGTCGCCCCGCGCCAGGATGTGGCTGCCGTTGGTCGCTCCGCCGAGCGATTCGTCCCGGGCGATCGGCCCGCCTTCGGGGTCGTAGCCCCACTGCGTGATGCTGCGGGCGTTGCAGTAGTGCCCGACAAACGCCCGGCGATAACGGTCTTTGGTGATGTTGTCCTTGCTGCGGTGCAGGATGTGGCCGTTGAAGAAAACGACATCCCCCTTTTTGACGGACGCGAGCACCTGGTCGTAGCCGTCGGCGACGGGCGTCAGGTGGTTGTGGTCGTCCTGCGGGTCGCTGGCACCGTGAATGTGTGTCAGGTCCTCGATCAGTCGATCGCCGAAGCCGTAAGGCTTGGTCCCGTCGGCCACATTCGGGCAGGGCGGGTAGATCGGTTCGCGACCGCTGCCCTTGGCCAGCCAGAGGGCCCCGTTGAGCTCGTCCGCGTCGTCGATGGCCAGCCACGAGCCGATCAGCGTGTCGGGCTGCGTCGGGATGTAGTAGCTGTCCTGGTGCCAACCCTGGCCGACCTTGCCCGGCGGCTTGAGGAAGAGCATCGACTGCAGGGCCAGCACGTCAGGCCCGATGATCGCCTCCAGCACGTCGAGAATGCGCGGGTGCAGCAGAGTCTGCTCGTGCAACGCCAGCTGCCGATGCAGCATGTGGATCCGCAGGAACATCGCCGCCTTTTCCTCCGGCGTGGCATCTTCCGGCGGGCGAACGAGGTGCCGAGTGGTTTTGCCCTCGCCGCGGAGTCGCTCGCGGTAGTTCTCGTGCTTGACGTTGTCCGGATCGAACTCGTCCATCGCCTGCTGCTCGGGCAGGCGGCCCTGCATCAGGTCCATCGTGTGCTGGTCGAGCTCGTCGACGTCCTCGGGCGAGACGAGCCCACGCACGATGACGTAGCCCCACTGTCGAAAGTGCCGGTACTCGTCGGCCGAGACGCATCGCCGCTCGTACCTGCGATCGCCGCGTCGATGGAGAAAGTCTTCGCTGTCGACAACTTCGTCGTGAACGCGAAGGGCGGGAGAAGCCTGGCTGGTGGTGCTCATCGTGCCGGAATGATCGACGCTTCAGCCGCGTTCGGCCATGCTTCGGCTTGGGAAAAACATGTCCGTGATTGACCTCTCGAAACTCGCCTTCCAGTGGAGCGGCGAAAGTCGCGGAACGCCACCCTCGGCCATGTGGCGTCGATGAGCCGTCGGCGACATGCCGTAGGCCTTGGTGTACAGCCGCGAGAGGTGAAAGGGCGTCTTGAAACCGAGTCGCTGGGCGACTTGCTGGACGGTGAGGTTCGTCCGCTCGAACATCGCCGACGCCTC
Above is a window of Planctomycetota bacterium DNA encoding:
- a CDS encoding phytanoyl-CoA dioxygenase family protein, which gives rise to MSTTSQASPALRVHDEVVDSEDFLHRRGDRRYERRCVSADEYRHFRQWGYVIVRGLVSPEDVDELDQHTMDLMQGRLPEQQAMDEFDPDNVKHENYRERLRGEGKTTRHLVRPPEDATPEEKAAMFLRIHMLHRQLALHEQTLLHPRILDVLEAIIGPDVLALQSMLFLKPPGKVGQGWHQDSYYIPTQPDTLIGSWLAIDDADELNGALWLAKGSGREPIYPPCPNVADGTKPYGFGDRLIEDLTHIHGASDPQDDHNHLTPVADGYDQVLASVKKGDVVFFNGHILHRSKDNITKDRYRRAFVGHYCNARSITQWGYDPEGGPIARDESLGGATNGSHILARGDTHLPFARPRFDTPCAALLPDEVRRGHFDGIARTLAAHGDGMMGCGIGVPDDHD